A region of the Gigantopelta aegis isolate Gae_Host chromosome 11, Gae_host_genome, whole genome shotgun sequence genome:
CAGGCCGGCCTTAATAGTATCGCCAATCAGTCGCTATTGTCCGTGTAATCCCACCTATGTATGACAATTGAATATAAACAATCTGcgcattaaatatattgcaaaatatatatcctgggaagggggacccgctgttatttgtgctacatgccctgcggatccttaaaccgacgctgcgtggtatgtgatgtcctgtttgtgggatgatgtgtacaaaagatcccttgctgctactaaTGGCTACTTCATCGTTagcagttttgttttataaactcGATTTATTACAATGAAATTTCACAGATCagaatttgatataccaaaagTACTGTATTAAGCTTAGCCATACGATAAAGAAAACTCAGCTGCcagaaaaatgtaataaaaatagttaatTATGAAAAGGTTTATACATGGGATCGATAAATTTTTGTTATGTATTACACATGTAATGTAAAAATCGCGAAATATTACACTAGCAACTTTGAAGACAGACGTATAATGATAGCTAGTCTATCGGAGAGGCGGCGTAAGCATAGTTACATATACACGCCAGACGCTGCCATGATCACGTGGGTGGGTGTAAGCTACATTTCTCCATACTCACCTcccataatataaaataatccaACAACTTTTGCACCAATTATCAAAATTGCTCATCAAAACATAATTAGGTTGCCTACTGCCCTCCCATTGCAATTGTGACTGTAAAATAGCTTAcgtttaatttgtaattttatattggtggtgtgtgtgagtgtgaacTACATTTTCAAACACTTACTtcctataatataaaattacaaaataattcGACACTTTTGCACTAAGGCAGGCTCATCAAAACATAATTAGGTTGCCTACTGCCCTCCCATTGCAATTACGTCTgcaaataactgggtttttttttttttgtgtgtgaatcGCGACTCCTCCAATTCATTCGATTCATAATGTTGCGAACGAGTTGGCGTCTGATTCTTTAGAACGGGTGAATTCGAGCGGATCGTATTCGTGACTTGTCGGTGAATGGAACACCTATCGTCATCTACGTATTGACGCATCCTGACTGAATAGAAGTCGCATACACTTTATAGCGAACATTACAAAAACACCCACTCCCACTGTTCAAAACACAACGTCGAAAGCAATGTGGCGTCAAAATATGTTTCTCAATTTAATAGTATTTGTCAGCACAAGACAAATATGTTTGTCACCATGTGCCAATGTGTGGATAtggatatggatggatgggtagaccgggctcggtggtgtggtggttaagccatcggacataatgccggtaggcacagggttcgcatcccggtacgggctcccacccagagcgagttttaacgactcagtgggaaggtgtacggccactacaccgacctcGCTCTCACCACCCACTAGGCCAGTGttgtggacagacagcccagacagctgaggtgtgtgtccaggacagcgtactagaagcttaactggatataagcacaataaTAACtgcgaatgaatggatggatggatatgagAGTGCATTCATGCCTGTGTGTGTCACAGGCTTAGGAAGCAGGTGGCGAGAGAGACactccccctacccccccccccccccccccggtggtCCACAAGTCTGAAACTCAGTCCAGAATATGCATTGGTGTTCCAATGTGGGCGGGATCTAGACCATGGACACGTATTTTGTTTCCTcacccgttccaaccagtgccaaTCCCATAAACTAGCAAGTAGGTGTGCTGTAGCTCGAGCGTTCACCTGGGCGACCGATTCATCttaggatcgatcgccctgGATGGACtcctgttttgttgttgtttcataTAGTGCCCCTCAATTGGCCGTGATATCTATCGTCCCGTTTTTAAATCCACCCCACCCCGTCTGTAAATCCACCCCACCCCGTCCAACCCCGCCTCCGGCTATGTCACTGTTACGACTGCAGCTTTCAAATGTTTGGTCAATCTTTCTTATTCTGTCAGTAAGGCATGTCACCCGTTTAACCCTTATACATCCAATGTAtgttttacataatttgtaatttaattgtgACGTCATTGTCAACACAATGCGATTCGCGTCGCAAATCTTGGGAATCGGGTCATGTTGACAGTTGGCGGTAACTTATGTTGACAGTTGGTAATATCGAGAGGTGTCGGTCTACGATTACGTAACGCAAAATCGGGACATTTGTGCATCCCGTTCAACACATAACGTTTTGtaaggttaaagggacattcctgagtttactgcagtttttaagatgttaacgACTAacaagatactttttaacgactgtaattacatatcaagtatatttttctgcataaaatattaatggctgtatattaaacgtgtttctgatcgatctaatatttgtactaggttaaatttcattatatatatacgaaattatttgaagacaaaatccagtttgggcttcttacatatattaagacgaccagaaacacaatgaatatacatacaatgatattctaaacaagaaaatatatttaacatgtaactttaatcgtacaaatattttatcagtcggaaacatcatacaatgcagcaaactcaggaatgtccctttaagaacacCCACCCTCTAAAATTACGTAGATTACCGTGACTTATTGTCAACGCCCCTCTCTTTTGTCTGTCACGTGGCACCATCTGACCTACAATCACGATGTTGtctgttagtgttagtgttattttatttattataattaatattacgtTCCACTGTCACATACACAGAGgttgtgccccccaccccccgcccaTACTCTATATATCATTCCTATAGGCatgggtgttgttaaaacaaacttgtggCCCCCCTCCCCAATACTCTTATCATTCCTATAGGCCTGGGTGTTGTTAAATCAAActtgtgcccccaccccaccccccaccccgccccaCCCAATACTCTATCATTCATATAGGCCtgggtgttgttaaaataaaccGTTTAACTTGTTGACAAATGCGGATTGATTTTCGTTTCAGTTCTTAACACGAGAGTGAACGTCAGTGGATTCAGAGTACAcgtgtttgtgtgggtgtgtgttgcCGCGCTGGTCGCAGCTACTGAATCTGTAATGACACTAGGTGAGTATAGCAATGATTAGCAACCTTATGATACCTTATCTCACCAGCGAAGCAACTGAATCGGTCGTAACGCTAGGTGAGTATAGCAATGATCAGCAACCTTATCTTGCCAGCGGAGCAAGTGAATCGGTCTTAACGCTAGGTGAGTATAGGATTTATCAACAACCTTATCTTACCAGCGGAACAAGTGAATCGGTCGTAACGCTAGGTGAGTATAGGATTTATCAACAACCTTATCTTACCAGCGGAGCAAGTGAATCGGTCGTAACGCTAGGTGAGTATAGCAATGATCAGCAACCTTCTTACCAGTGGCGCAACTGAATCGGTCGTAACGCTAGGTCAAATCAGCAACCGTATCTTACCAGAGGAGCAACTGGATCGGTCGTAACGCTTGGTGAGTATAGCACTGATCAGCAACCTTATCTTACCAGAGGAGCAACTTAATCGGTCGTAACGCTAGGTGAGTATAGAATTTATCAGCAACCTTATCTTACGGTGCCAGCGGAGCAACTGAATCGGTCGTAACGCTAGGTGACTATAGCAATGATTAGCAACCTTATCTTACCAGCGGAGCAACTGAATCGGTCGTAACGCTAGGTGAGAATAGCACTGATTAGCAACCTTATCTTACCAGCGGAGCAACTAAATCGGTCGTAACGCTAGGTGAGAATAGCACTGATTAGCAACCTTATCTTTACCAGCGGAGCAACTGAATCGGACGTAACGCTAGGTGAGAACAGCATTGATTAGCAACCTTATCTTACAACTTCTTATAAAACCTTACATTGTTGTTCTATTTTTTACCCCAGGTAAATCAAGCACGAACCACGATGAGATGCTTGCTCTTTTAGAACGTGATGGACTGATCCCCGTTTCCCACAATACTTCCAAGACGGAAAAGAGTTCTGTCACGAAATACACGGAACATTTTCAAGCGGCTGTTCCTGAAGTTCAAAAACAAACGATTTACAGTCGCGACACAGACTTCGTTTTAGACATGGAAACCGATTTTTTAATTCCAGCGGGTCCGTTACTACAAAGGAAAAGACGTCAAGTACTCCAGACGGACCTGGTCATAGGGTCTGGTGGTGTACCTGCAGAAGGTAATTATGTTCAGCAGAATCGTGCCACGTTTAGGAGGTCGAGCGCTCGCTAGACGGGTTTCTGAGCGTAACTTGAccaaacacgcacgcacgcacacacaacacacacacacaccatacgcAAAAACTccagaaaaactaaaaaaaaccctcccaaaaccccccatcccaacccaacaacaaaacaagacgggttaaaaaaaaaaaaaaccccaacccaaaacgtccgctagactagTTTATATGatctttaaaataaactaaatgaCCACGTCGAGAATCGGTcgaatagttcgcgaacgttaacGAAACGTAATCCCGCTGAACTTGGATTGCCGTTTGTCACTAACGCCTCCTAGACTGGTTTTTTTGCGTTGTAAAACTAACATCCACggcgggaaccagtcaaaatagttcgtAAGCGTTCAGCGAAAAACATTCAGTTGAGGCATGTCCAGAACAGTGGCAGAAGAACGTATTATTGCAGTCGCTcgttagactggtttttgcgccGAACGTTAGATGAACgagatttgaattttttttcgcGAGCACTCAGTCCCCTGAACACGCCTCTGAAAGTGGTGGTCTCACGGATAAAGccttttttcaaatattatttatttctgagctgattgttttctcaTCTGGACGCACAAAACacctttactttttttcttacggcaattaaaactaaaattattaaaaaacaacaacaacaacaaaaaccccaaacatttttgtaggaggatgggacggacacTAACTCCCGATGTTGGCTACAATACAGTAACagtctagcccgagtactctaactgtctagctagacggacatttggacggttatgaagCTCTCGttacaaatgtccgtctagctctcttacagtcagagtactcggctaactgtaagagagctagacggacatttgaacggtTATGGCGCTCTCGttacaaatgtccgtctagctcttaccGTAGGACtaggagtactcgggctaagtaacagtgctgtccggtgtaacggcgcacctaagcatttaaAAATGAGTTTTTCTGTGAAGACTCATTTGTTAGAATTATCTGTATTATTAAGAAAACCTAAGAGATCTTGCCTAACCATTTTGTCACACAAACCTCTTGAAGTACTAATAACATTGTCCagtttcctccccccccccccccccccaaaaaaaaaaaaaaccctgtgaaGACATtgggatttttttcttctttaaaaaatggccattttgaaatggTTCAAAGgtgttatattattgttatttttgttacttGGTTATTTTagctttaaaaacataaacatagcttttgttttgaaacaactAGGACCTTTTCAGtggaaatgaaatataaaaatattggaGTTCATTCAATGGTAAATCCTTGTGGTATATTTTCTTGTGTTTTGTTGGaggacacaccacacacacacacaccagacgACAAGACAGACAGGAAGGAGGGAAgggggaagagagagatgaAATATACCAAAGCACAAAAAATCAAGAAAtgttctatatatttttatacttcGTATGATCGAAGCAACTGTCTTGTTACCTTCAGACACTACTGGACTTCTGACGACAATCTCCGTTATCAAGTGGGAATGTATTCAGTACAGTCTTGGTatggtattttgttttactctcgTATGATAAACAGTACATGTTTACATTTGGTATTAATACCGTGCATTACTGAACGTTTTACTTTGGAAGCAATTAATGTGGAAGTTTATCTATGTCACGgttatagttaaataataaaccaGGTTGATGATTTTGGCACATCTATTTAAATCAGTATTTaactccactggttaattactattacctgtatgATACACATCTACTAGTTTTATGAAACAGTACACAGTGTATGTTATCTCGGAGCtccatgtccagttgacctttcatttgaccaatcaaaccTTAAGTGGTTTGCAAAAATCACTTTCCAATGTGATTTGacaaagaatttgaaaacatttcggGATTAATCCATgcgagggtatacaaaatgattcggtTGAATTAACCTAAGTATGCCGAAACTGGGTTATTTCAATATATTGCGGTTgaagtacatgtttatatattaaattttgtttcaagacgaacccccccccccccccaaaaaacgtGAATGGTATAgcccataaaatctgttttataaCTAGTAtgcaatccagagtttattactgaaCTTTTCCCccagttttttaatgttgaaatagaccaacaagttcgcctattgcataaatagtctcgcccgatatttttagaatttgtatgctcccgaataacactaCAAAAGGCGAAgtataattggtcgatatttaaattatttatagatgaaatgtcacctggacatgggagtccatgcaatgctgttagatctactggtagaccagtagagttaattttaatcagattgtgatttTGGGAAACTTGTTTTAGCATTCCTCCCGAatcataaacataatttaatataatcatatGCTTCCGACCCAAAATCTGGGATTCGCGGAAGCACAGAATCGGGCTAAATTCACAGCCAGTAAAAGCTGGTTGTAAGCTATGCAAAAGAAAAATCAACcaccactgaggggattcgaaccagtgctctaccaactgaggaaatggggaaattcccactagctactgccagtaggagcactttatacctacACTAGTGTTCACCAAATCATCAAATGCAAATAGAAATTAAactttgtgatttttttttttttaatttgctaaaaagatacgtaattaataaatcatgtacCACTTGTAAAATCGTCTTTGATTTTGGCCATTTGTGCAAATGTGTCTTCAATTTGGCTGCTGATTTAATTTTTCAGGTTGTTAATAATTTCTGGGTTTCAGCTAAACTTCTCTGTATGGACTGTAGTTACAGAAACTGTTTTTCGTCTAAACGTGTGTTACTCAAGAAAATCAGCCATTCTGTATTTCGATCATTAGGCCTATGTTCTTGAGATGCGTATTTACTCCGGTAgcagttttaataaaatcaCGTTGTATTGTTTACTTTCAGTTAactgaaaaactaaaaaatatactCAACTTTGACAGTGTCACAGTCCAAAGTTTAAGGTGAGATTTTGTTAatgactttttattttaaaagtctaGGCTTTACTTTTTAAAGGTATTTTGCCACTTGTAAAAActccccccaaccccctccaagaaaaaacccaaacaaacaaaatcacaacTTAGAAGACCCCCAACAATCGCCAACTCGTCAAGTGGGCATGTCTAAAAATTGTCTTTATcctgaaaatcatttttaaaaatgttgtatttcctattatattttacattgtttttcattttatattttatttcatttcattttattttttaattttaattacagcatttcacttttatttcattgttataattcaTATTTTAGTCTACACATTATAcacacattacattacattctTTAACgttacattacattactttacattacattagtttaatttacattacattagtttactttacattacattagtttaattttattaaaatttatttcatttttttcaaagtttatattttagcctacacatacacacattacatcacattatattacatttatttacatcatatttcattatattttacttcattttgttttgcaaaTTTACATTTCAGTCTATTTATTGTAcacacattacattacattgcTTTACATTGCTTTACATTGCATTACtttacattcctttccttaCATTGCATTactttatgttatattttattacattttttactttattgtattttaaaaatttacattttaatctACGTACTGTGTGTATAAACACACAGTACGTTACGTTATGTTACATCGCTTTGCATCACTTTGCATCATTTTGCATTATATTGCTTTTCATTGCATTAAATTGCTTTTCATTGCATTAAATTGCTTTTCATtgcattaaaggcatattgtgacggaccattgacctatttaatggcccTATAAAGTATTacctgtaaaaatatttttatttgatttgtccctaaaggtactttattcaaccatctacgtaagcACCATACCCCacttattcaaccatctacgtaagcACCATACCCCGCTTATTCAACCATACGTAAGCACCACCCgcttattcaaccatctacgtaagcACCATACCCCacttattcaaccatctacgtaagcACCATACCCCacttattcaaccatctacgtaagcACCATACCCCacttattcaaccatctacgtaagcACCATAccccacttattaatgatattttgtaaaaacaattgaattatgccaatggtccataattcaaaaactaatattgccaagagggttgacctagatttcactccatcatggttcagttaaggaaatattttgtaaaaataattgaattatggcaatggtctataattcaaaaactaatattgccaagagggttgacatggatttcactccatcatagttcagttaaggaaataaaatagcctgatttgtttttccaaaattaatgtaattttcatttattattattgttttgagattataaggttcttaaatctgtgacagtgtgTGCCTTTAAATTGCATTAGTTTCCATCACATttagtatattataattttatttcatttgtagCAATGCTGGTAATGGTGTAACATCAGTGAAATTCACAGTCAAATTTAATATCGACACCAATGGAGATCGTGTGAGGGTCGCCTATGCATTACAGAAAATGTTCGACGATTCCTCATTTTCGGCAGCTGGTCTGAATTTGGGAGCCATAGCACAAGTTAACCCTGAGGTGTTCAATGAAGGGGGCAGTGCaggtatgtatattatataacgaGAATATCATTAAAGGCACTTGTTTCCcctccatggtatgtgctgtcctgtatgatGGAAAGTGTATATATGGAAGATCCTTTACTGCCAAGTCTTCatagttaataaaaactgtttgcaacttttaattttaaaatgtaattttgacttgattttaaacagggcttctagattatggtaacccaactcccatggctagtcacagggcttctagattatggtaacccaactcccatggctagtcacagggcttctagattatggtaacccaactcccatggctagtcacagggcttctagattatggtaacccaactcccatggctagtcacagggcttctagagtTATGTGGTAAcccaactcccatggctagtcacagggcttctagattatggtaacccaactcccatggctagtcacagggcttctagattatggtaacccaactcccatggctagtcaTAGTGGtgaggcatagcccagtggtatagcgctcgcttgatgcgtggtcggtttgggatcgatccccgtcagtgggcccattgcactatttctcactccagccagtgcaccacgactggtacatcaaaggatgtggtatatgctctcctgtctgtgggatggtgcatataaaagatcccttgctgctaattgaaaagagtggcccaagaagtggcgacagcgggtttcctccctccatatatgtctggtccttaaccatatgtccgacgccatataatcgtaaataaaatgtgttgagtgcattgttaaataaaacatttccttcctggctagtgatattcattgttggacTAGGAAATAGCTATTATTGCCATGACCGACGGCTAGTgaacaaatgtgtcaaatattgcagttacgtttattttgtaaatatgaatatcctgcccccaccccaacccaaccCCCCAACTTCAGTGTTTTTAAGCTTTAGGTGAAGTGtaattattaccattatttagtaaaattatatttaacttaaagtaaagtagggctagtgaagttttaatcatggctagtaattttttttaaatcactggttccatggctagtggattttataaaaattctagaggCCCTGTTTTAAAGTTGCTTAATCAACTCTTGAACAGGACAATGGTTCATGTAGAACACTGTGCTCAGggatttgttagtggttagtgacagagaggTTGGTGTACtggtcttacacccacccactgtgggggtggggggtgagatCTAGcccacttgcttgatgtgtggtcggtttaggatcgatcctcatcggtggcaccattgggctatttctcattccagccagtgctccaaaactgatgtaacaaaggccgtggtatgtactatcctgtctgtgagatggtgcatgtaaaagatcccttgctactaatggaaaattgtggtgggttttctctcgaagactatatgtcagaattacgaaatgtttgacatccaatatctgatgattgttttcttttcacgacaccactaatcatcggatattttactttaactttgacaaacattcctttcttttcatttcagaaCCTGCCATGTGCTACCTCTGTCTTCCTACAGTTGTATGCAATAAGGATGGTACCATAGCTTCTTGTGGGTAAGTACCAATATTAGGACCGGTCCACAAATAGTCTCATGGGGGTGGTGGGATCGAGACACTCTATTTAGTATTTTATGCCTCATGGGTTTGGTGCAATTTATCTTTTGTCTCTGCAtctttggtttaaataatattaaataatatttaatttgtggtTGTACAAAAAACGTAATTAGCGTCCCAATTTCTCCAGTCAGATGTTAACAATGCAAGAACAGCCGTTAACTTACCAGTCCTCTGGTGGTCCAACTGTAGATTTCGTCTCCATCTTTCAAGAACAGCCGTTAACTTACCAGTCCTCTGGTGGTCCAACTGTAGATTTCGTCTCCATCTTTCAAGAACAGCCGTTAACTTACCAGTCCTCTGGTGGTCCAACTGTAGATTTCGTCTCCATCTTTCAAGAACAGCCGTAACTTACCAGTCCTCTGGTGGTCCAACTGTAGATTTCGTCTCCATCTTTCAAGAACAGCCGTTAACTTACCAGTCCTCTGGTGGTCCAACTGTAGATTTCGTCTCCATCTTTcaagggggcaggacgtagaccagtggtaaagtgcttgcctgatgcgtggtcggtctagaatcaatccccgccggtgggcccatttggctattaaaggccgtggtatttgctatccagggccccattccatgaagcgatcttaaccctaacattaccttaagcgcatagctaccctatacacttaagttgatcttagccctaagattaccttaatcgcatagctaccctatacacttaagttgatcttagccctaagattaccttaatcgcatagctaccctatacacttaagttgatcttagccctaagattaccttaatcgcatagctaccctatacacttaagttgatcttagccctaagattaccttaatcgcatagctaccctatacacttaagttgatcttagccctaagattaccgtaatcgcatagctaccctatacacttaagttgatcttagccctaagattaccttaatcgcatagctaccctatacACTTAAGTTGGTCTTAGgactaagattaccgtaagcaCATAGCTACCCTATACACTTAAGTTGGTCTTAGgactaagattaccgtaagcaCATAGCTACCCTATACACTTAAGTTGGTCTTAGgactaagattaccgtaagcaCATAGCTACCCTATACACTTAAGTTGGTCTTAGGACTAAGATTACCTTAatcgcatagctaccctatacACTTAAGTTGGTCTTAGgactaagattaccgtaagcgcatagctaccctatacACTTAAGTTGGTCTTAGgactaagattaccgtaagcacatagctaccctatacacttaagttgatcttaggactaagattaccgtaagcacatagctaccctatacacttaagttgatcttagccctaagattaccgtaagcacatagctaccctatgcacttaagttgatcttaggactaagatcgctttgtggaacggggccctggtgcatatatatataaaagatcccttgctgctaatcgaaaagagtagcccatgaagtggtgacagcgggtttcctctctcaaactaatacaccacaactgatatattaaagactgtggtatgtgctgtcctttctgtgggatggtgcatataaaagatcccttaattgctacaaatggaaaaactGACAGGTTTAAACTCCCTAACactacatatcagaattaccaaatgtttgacatccaatagccgatgattaatacatgattgtgcactagtggtgtctttaaacaaaacaaacttgcttTAAACTTAGTTTTGTCCTATAAATTGtttttccactttttttttttacagtgccTTAAGATATTGATCTGAATTTTCTGGTTTTACAAactgattataattatttaatcagtTGAAAATGACAAATGCACTTAACATTCATGAAAATGACAAATGCACTTAACATTCATGAAAATGACAAATGAACTTAACATTCATGAAAAAGACAAATGCACTTAACATTCATGAAAATGACAAATGCACTTAACATTCATGAAAATGACAAATGAACTTAACATTCATGAAAATGACAAATGCACTTAACATTCATGAAAATGACAAATGAACTTAAcgtgcatttttttctttcttttcagaaCACGTGAGTAAACTTTTAGAAATCTCCAAGCTGATTAAATCGgataagttaaaatatttttattattttcatttctacttattttcgtacttaaggttcaagcactctgtcctgggcgcacgcacctcagctatctgggctctgtccaggacagtcagttgttagtggttagatgttagtgagagagaagagggtgtattggtcttacacctacctattgagtcattaaaactcactctggttgGAAGCTGGTATACTGGGCTGTGaactgatggcttaaccacgacaccactgaggcagGTATCTTTTTATTTACCTTTGAAAATATCGCACATGACATGTTTTTGCCTTAGATAcgatggtaaagtgctcgcttgatgcatggtcagtatgcaatcgatccccgtcggtgagcccattgagctatttctcgttccagccagtgcaccatgactgacgtatcaaatgccatggtatgtgctatcctgcctgagagacggtgcatataaaggattccttgctgctgattgaaacatgtagcgggttttctctctaagactacatgtcaaaattacaaaatgtttgacattcaatagctgatgattaataaatcaatgtgctctagaggtgtctttataaaaaaaacccaaaaaaaaccaacaacaaaaaagcctGATAGTGTGATTAAACAAACCCCATCTTTAACTGTATTGTAGTATGCTTTTTCTTCAACTTTACTAACATGTAGTTTACTAATTGCTttgaatgaaaataatgatcAATCCAAATTATTTCTTTGTTCGCAGGTTCCTCAGAACCAAGCAGTAGTAAGTAgaacatttattgtttgttttaatcgCTTATTTGTG
Encoded here:
- the LOC121385647 gene encoding uncharacterized protein LOC121385647, with the protein product MKKVLNTRVNVSGFRVHVFVWVCVAALVAATESVMTLGKSSTNHDEMLALLERDGLIPVSHNTSKTEKSSVTKYTEHFQAAVPEVQKQTIYSRDTDFVLDMETDFLIPAGPLLQRKRRQVLQTDLVIGSGGVPAEGNYVQQNRATFRRSSAR